In the Balaenoptera ricei isolate mBalRic1 chromosome 1, mBalRic1.hap2, whole genome shotgun sequence genome, atgtgggatcttcccggaccagggctcaaacccgtgtcccctgcattggcaggcggattctcaaccactgcaccaccagggaagtccaaaatttaatttttaaaaaggataaaatttatcaaaaatttaaaatctagGAATAAGTATCATAAGAGATGTATGAGatctttaagaagaaaattacaaaattttattaagaTATGTTTTAGAAGAAATAACTACAtaaagagatataccatgtttttagaATGGGagactcaatatcataaaaatgtcaattctccccaaattgacctATATATTCAATGCAGTTCTTGTCAAAACCtaaacagaatttttaatggAACTTGGCAAAAGGATTCTAACATGTACATGGAAAAGTAAGAGCTAAgaataatagccaagacattcctGAAACAGAAAACATAATAGAAGGATTTACCCTCCCATATACCAAGACATATTGTAAAGCTTTAGTAATTAAGTCTGTGAGTTACTGTGGCAGGGGTAAAAAAATAGATCAAGGCAGAGAAAGATACCCATGCATAGATAGAAACCTGATTTATTAgtatcaaaatgaaaatgatagattatgcaataaatggtgctgggaaaactggttatccaaatggaaaaaaaattattttggatccTACCTCACAGCATACTCAAATGTCAGTTTCAGAAGgattaaagatgtaaagaaaaagaactataaaaattttaaatgacaatcTAGGAAAATATCTTTCTGACCTCGGACTaaagaaagatttcttaaacaagacacagGAAGCACAAACAATAAAGGGTATAAGATTACATTAAACaacacttaaaaagaatgaaaagccaaACCtcaaactaggagaaaatatagcCAAACTTGTAACTATCAAAGGATTTGTgttcagaatatgtaaagaactcctacatTTCAataagaaagagacaaacaacccaacagaaaaatgggcaaggcACACTCACTCTATtcacaaaagaacacaaatagcttatgacacaggaaaagatgctaaaATAATGAGCAATTATGGAAATGCAAGtttaaaccataatgaaataccattttGCACCTCTTGGGTTGGTATAAAGTATAGTGTAGTAAAGGTAGGGATGGAATGCAGTGTGAACTTTGCAATGGGAGGGAAAACCTGTACgaccactttggaaaaatatttgcctGCACCTAGTAAAACTGAATTTGCATATGCCCCACGTCCTATCAAGTCCACTCTTGGACAAATTCTACACATACTTACCAACAGTCATGCTCAAGAGTGTTCATAGCAATATTGTCCACATTAGCCAAAagctggaagcaacccaaatgcctatTAATAGCAGAATGTATAAATTGTGGTATACACATATGATGGAATACTGTACAGCAGTGAAGATGAGTGGGTTACAGCTCTGTGGAGCATAAGAAGTGGGCCACAGAAGGTACCACACagtatgtttctatttatttaagtTTCAAAACAGACTAGACTAAATAGTATCTTGTTTAGGAACATACACACGGTTGGTAAGACtataagaaaaaagagggaatgaCTAACCAAAGTCTAGCTAGAAGGGTGTGGGACTAGGGAGGGGCACATGAGTAACTTCAAAGTTGCTGGTAGTGTTGTTTCCTTACTCCCGTGATGGATTCCTGGGAGACACTGAACAtacgtatttttttaaacactcttTTGCCCATGTGGTAGATTTCATAattgaaacaaaataaagacaacagCGCTTCAGTTCCCATGGCTCCAGGTAAGGTGTGGTACATTAAGAAGTGGATGATGTCAGAGCAGGGGACTGTGGGCCCACCAGGAGAGCTGGGTCCTCGGGTGGGGTGGGGGTTGAGGATTTGCCTGGTGTTCCAGCAGGTATATTAGACATGGTGGTGCATGCTCTGAGTCTGCTCAGAGAGAAGACCAGAGGAACTTCTCCTCTATGGGGCTGAAAGTGGTCATTGCTGTTAGAGAGAGTGGCCAGACATTCATGGACTAAGCCACTAAAGCATAAGTGACCCAAAATTCCTTTACAAACTATATTGCtcgggggcgcggggcggggcgcggcaaAATGGCGGCCTCGCGGCGAGGTAGAGCTTCCTCCACGGTGGTATCCCGCTGCTGCATCCCATGCTGCTGTGGCCCTCCGTCAGCCCAAGACCCAGACCTCCCAGGCACCTGAAGTCGGCTCTTGGCTCCTGCTTTTTACTGCTTTAAGCCCCCAGCCCCTAGCCCCACCTTCCCTATAAGTTTTGAGTAGTCATTCCACCTGAGTGGGAAGGGCGTCCACTAACAGGTGGAGAGAGTTGATATAACCTCCTCCACTGGTGCCTCCTGCTCAGCCCCACGCCGAGGGATGGCTGCCTGACTCCCTCCGGGCCCTGAGGGGCAGGAACACGAAAACCCCTCACTTGGAAAACTTACAGACTTGTTTCAGCATAAACAAATACGATGTGTTCAGAGCTCAGGAAAGTTGCTAGTGGGTATTTAACTGCCCcccaaaagagagaaagacattttctctgaagaaagtgaaaaaggtCACTTTTTGCTCTCAGTGTTATAACCGGGACCTAGGTCAGGGTGATGCCACCTGAGGAAGCCTGGGGTGCCGAGGCCGTCCTGCCTGCAGTCACCAAGGATGTGCCCGGTCCTCTTGCTCCAGGCTAGGATGTCCCCTGGGGGtaagccccagccccaccccggaGCCCACAGGAGCCCTGCCAGGTGTGGTGACACCAGGAGGGGTGTCAAAGGAAGCCAGGCAGGGGGCCGCTGGCCGGGTCTCCGTGGCCACCCGAAGGTGCCTGGGCTGGACCCACGTGTTTGCAGGGCCTCTGGACAGGTGGCAGAGCAACCCCTCCTGTCCACCCTCCCCAGGTGGGTGCCCTCGGGCAGGGTCATTTGCTGGGCCTGAGAGTCCTTAACCGCTGGCCAGCTCTCATCACTCCCTCTTCAGATGCTGCTCTGAGTGAAACGTACTATGCTCTCTATTTCCTAGCTACGCTCCTGCTGGCCGTATATAAAAGTCAGGTTttccggcttccctggtggcgcagtggttgagagtctgcctgccaatgcaggggacacgggttcgagccctggtctgggaagatcccacatgccgcggagcaactaggcccgtgagccacaactactgagcctgcgcgtctggagcctgtgctccgcaacaagagaggccgcgatagtgagaggcccacgcacggcgatgaagagtggctcccgcttgccgcaactagagaaagccctcacacggaaacgaagacccaacacagccataaataaataaataaattaattaaataaattaaaaaaaaaaatcaggttttcACTTATCCTCACAGTTACCTGGTCCTCGACCTGACTCTGCTCTTTCTGATGGGGATTCTGGAAGCAATTCGGTTATACTTCGGCACCAAGGGCAACCTGATGGAAGCCGAGGTACCGCTGGCCGCCAGCCTGGTCCTCACGGTGGGCGGTGCCCTGCTGTCCATCTACTTCCTGCTCTGGCAGACGCTGGTGCTGTGGGCCGACTCGGCCCTCAGCGCCATGCTCTTCGCGCTCCACGGCCTGGAGGCCGTCCTGCAGGCGGTGGCCATCGCCGCCTTCGACAGCTAGGTAGGCGGTGCCCGGCCCGCGGGACAACCCTGGACAGGAGACCCTCCTCAGAGCCAGACTGTGCCCCAGCCGTCACCTCCCCCGCTGACGGTTGGTGAGCGGGAAGGACATCTTCGTGCTGACCTGCCTCGGTGTTTGTTAGAGGGTCAGATGGTGTGGAGGGTCTATGAGGCGGAGGTGGGGTCGGGAGCCAGGGCAGAACAAGGTGCTGGGCAAGGGCTGGGTGTGACAGAAGCAGGGGTTGGGCTGTCCCGGCCGGTCTGCGGGGAATCATGGGGACGTCTCTGGCTGTTGGGGATCTGGCTTCAGCAGCCACCGACAACCAGGGTGCAGAGGGGGACGAGGCCTTCGGAAAGCAGGCAGCCAGGCCAGTGCCCTCGCGGTGTCCGTGGCACCTCCCTCTCAGGCAGGGATCGGCTGTCTCTGCTCTCCCTGCAGCTTCGGGGTGGCACAGGGACCAGGGGTCCTGCTCTGCGGGCCGAGCTCCGGGCAAGTGGTGCACTCTGCCGTGCACAGGAGGCACCTGCCAAAGGCCAGGCAGCTCGGGGCTGGGGGGTTTCTCCTCAGCCGTGACACCTTTCCCTTGGGGAATTCTGGAGAAAGGCGAAGGTGACCTGGAAGCCCCAgcgcagaggggagggaggagaactgGAGAGTCCCCAGTAGGGGTGCTGTCCGGCTCCCAGGCCCTCTGCAAGTGCTCCTGGAAGGAGTCTGCGGTGATGTTTTCTAGTGACTTCCCTTGGTCTCAATTTCACATTTTCTACGTCTGGAGTAATGTTGTGTTTGAGCATCTGGATGTTCTCTCttcacagtatttttaaataaagaagcttCTCTACCTCAAAAAAACACTATATTGCTCAAAGCGAAGCAAACCTAACAATCCAGGCAATATTTGCACTTGACTTCAAAAGCCTACTCCATACAAGGGTACATCACCTAGGTTATaaagttgggggtgggtgggtaggacAGACAGGTGGGTAAAGGGAGACAGTCTTGTCTAAAGTACACAATAGTATTTGCTTTGGGACAGGGGCTCAAACCTCATAAGAGTGACGGTGGACATCTGGGGGTCCCACATGAGAAGCTGGCGTGGCTGAGGTTAGTACCAACAGCTGGGGTACCTGGCACCTGAACTGGGATTGGATGATAGGAATGAGAGCAGAAGAGACTGGGCCTGATAAAGTGTCTTGACACTGTGCTGATGACAGAGACTTTATTCTTTAGGCGGGAGGAAGCTGTTGGTAGTTCTTAGGCATGGGAAATGACAGGGTTAGATTCCTATTTAGAGAGATCAAGCTGGTCACAGTGTGGAGGTTGCACTGGATGAGGGAGGTACAGGAAGCAGAGAGCCCAGCGAGAAGGTTAGTGAGAGGTGGTGCTGATCACGCTGGACCCAGCTAACACGCACTTACTTCCCCTAATCCTCACCCACCCTGACAGGAGGAGGCTGTCCCCAGCTGCCGGATGAGGAcactgagcctccatttctttgcctaaagtcatacagctagtagGTGGTGGGGCCGGAAGTTGGTTCTGCAGCTGTCTGGCACTAAGCCTCCTGCAGCCCCTGCCATAAGGAGACTTCCATCCTAGACTCCATTCTGAGCAGAGACAAGTCTCAGCTGAGacctcagaggaaggaacatgggCAAAAGCAGACCTGTGCTCTGGACTGAAGAAGAGCAGATTTCAAAAGGCTCCAGGACAGGCAGGGTGTAGAGGGGAAGTCACTGCTAGAGGGATCTGGTGCTGCTTGTACTCATGCGAAGGGCCAGCTCATCTCTCTCCCCACTTGTCCCCATCCCCAGCTGCCCGAGTCCCACCCAAAAAACCAGCTTTGGGTGAGTGCATGGCAAGCTGGACCATTAGATTATGTGCAGATTTTCTTCAAGTTGACTAAGATTCAACTCAAAGCTTCAAGAACTGTTTGGATTACTCTATTTGTCCAGGGTACTGTATGTGCATACCCTTCTGGCCCATATTGGCCCATTTAGGCCTTGGTTCTGGTCTCAGAACTGGGTTAGAATAGGTCTTCAGTTTAAATACCTGTTAAAGGAGGGTAATAAGTATCCctgcctcatctgtcaaatgaccGCTTAGTAGCAGGGGGTCTGGATTCTCATTTTAATGCAGAGTGGCCATGAGCGGAGCCCTTAAGGCAGGGGACAAACTCTTCTCTGCTGCCATCTAGTGAGCATCTTGGGAATAACACCTGAATGGAGGTCACCAGGAAAAGTTCTCTCTCCAAGGGGTTCTGAGCCAATGAAGAATGTGTCAGATCCAGG is a window encoding:
- the LOC132353401 gene encoding LOW QUALITY PROTEIN: transmembrane protein 80-like (The sequence of the model RefSeq protein was modified relative to this genomic sequence to represent the inferred CDS: inserted 1 base in 1 codon), with the protein product MAASRRGRASSTVLSSLPLQMLXLSETYYALYFLATLLLAVYKSQVFTYPHSYLVLDLTLLFLMGILEAIRLYFGTKGNLMEAEVPLAASLVLTVGGALLSIYFLLWQTLVLWADSALSAMLFALHGLEAVLQAVAIAAFDS